AtcatgttataaattatatactttaatatgcTAAATCAGGTGGACTGGATTAGTTCTAGTAGTTAGCGTGCCGATCTGCAGAACGGAATATCCATAGTTCAAGTCTAACTCACCTTCAGATAAAGGCGTGTTCTAAAAGTAATAACAGTGGAATCTGTCTTTCATTAAGAGTATTCTTGTAAGCGACAGATACTGTTAAGTGGTTGTTCTCCATTTAACCAGCAGTTCTAAGCTAGAAATGGCTATGTCTGTACCATGCTGttcatattaaaaacacaaaacctatataaaattttaaaccagttttagAGTCCACTTCATCTGGTTATCACattgtaaaaaaatgtaactaaatatttctaaataactaaattattgtGTTAATTCGTTTTGTTTAAcaacgtttattgtttgtttggatttATTGTTTACACTTTTTGAAATGTAATGTATTTCATGATAAATCTAAAGTAggtgtaaaaaaaacattaataaaattactttttaacattAAAGAAATTGATAAATACTTCGTGTTGCGTCTTCCATGCCTAAGGTATTATGAAAAAATCATAGCAAACTTTGTACTGAGCTAAATGATAGAAGTGCTACCCATAAACTCACAAGTCTCTCTTTATGGCAAAGGCGACTAATAAAAGATAAAGTCGCTTTAATACTAAGCAGTTGCAGTGTTGAGAGTAGTTAATCAGTGGTTAAACTAATGTACACATACCTAGATACATTCCACGTATTTATCATAAATTTGCTGTTGAATACGAACTAATCAGAAACCTAGACCAAAAACTATTTTAGACAAGGTTAATATAGTGGATTAATTGTTATTGTGTGGTAATTATTTTTGTGGCAAATAGTAGGTTAGAACTCGTATTATTATGCGGTCTCAATCCTAAGTTATCTCCATTTTACCTGAATGTTATACCTAGCTAGGGCTGATGCTCAGTATAAGGTTTGAGATCTTTATTATATCACGTGTAACAAATATCTGGTTATATGGTATTTAAGATTAAATGTTGTCCTCGCAAAGTTACTCATTTACTGTAACAAGCTATTCTAGTCAACAATAGTAACTTTACAGAACGTATATTAATAACGGTATTAGACCATTTTTCAATGTTCTTAAATAAGTTGCCCTGGAAGATGTAGTCATTTCTCGTGACAATCTGTTTTATTGAACAGTATATTATGTATTACAAAACTTATCTGAATAATGATCTTAGATTATCAgtattattcaataaataataaataaatataatttgtcttTAATGATAATTagatattattatgtttactgTTAGGTTAaaggtaagtttacagacttacaatgctataaaccaGGAATCGACTCCCCGTGGTGCCTCCAACTAGTACAGCGTTATGTACGTGGAcatacaacgttagaaaccgggttttgatacccatgatggggaGAGAGCAGGTAGTCtaatgtgtagtttgtgcttaattataaacaaacaagcaaactctCTGAAGTGGACATTGTACAGACTGTGCAGCTTAAAAACGGAAAGCTATGATTTTGAATATATGTGTATCCATACCTTTAATGTGTTGCTGACAGACAGCTATagattgttaaataatatttttacaattcatTTTGGTCTTCTTTCTTTAAGTAGTATCTTAGATATAAAATTTGTATGTTATAGTCGAATGACGTATGATGGACGAAAAAGATCAGAACGCCTTTGATCATCTTCAAAAGGATGAAGACGTCGATCATAATGATAAATATGATGGCGAATGTTACCTTGATGAAAAACGCCAGACAATCTCTGATCATCTTCTAAAGGATGAAAACATTGCTCATGATGAAAAAAACGATGGCGAATGTTACTTCGATGAAAAACACCAGATGACCTCTGAACAGGTTGAAGACATCGGCAATGGTGATAACTACGATGGAACATGTTACTCTGATGAAGAACACCAGACAAACTCTGATTGTCTTCAGGATTTTGAAGTCGAGGATAATGATAATTATTTCTTAGATGACAAATTGCGAGACTGTTTCTTAACTGACGAAAGGCACAAATTCACATTATTAAACAAGTTAGGCACTGTGGCTGGGATAGTGTTTTTCATTATAGACTTTGCGTTGGATATCGTTGTTTGTTATCAGTACTAcagaaatggaaataaaaattattttggagtAACAGTAGCAACCATTGTTTCATCATCACTTCTACATACGTTATGGAGTCTCGTTTGGTACTTGAAATTCGAAAAAGGGTTTGTAAGCGCCAGACGATGGATATTTCGTGTGATATTCTTAGTATTTCCCCTGTCTCCAGTTTTGAGGTAagcagaaatacatttttactctaAAGGTATTAAAGCATTAATGTTTGggaaattaaattactttagttGTCTAATCAAGACTGAATTCAAGAAAGCAGTATATCTAGTGTTTTTAAGGTACAATTTTTGTGTAAAATCTACAGAAAGCTGTTATTACTAATCCATGTAAAAATGTTTGTGGCTGTTTATTTCGGTTCTCCCtcgtggcacagcagtatgtctgcggacttgtactgttagaaacctggttttgataccgtAGTGGGAACAAAACAGAttgatcattgtgtagctttgtgcttaataacgaaCAACAAGTTCATTGTGGaagatagaaaaaaaagttattaattttccagtaagtgtttaaatgaaactagtaacaatatactTTGGTAAATACCTTTCAAAACTTTAGTAAATATAGAATGTTgtattatgatattaaacatcatgtttgtttaattttaagttcaacacataactacacaatggactatctatgctctgtccaccagacataccgctgtgtcactgagagaCTAAATTTTCCATTtggttgtttaaatatttattacaactaCATCAACTGTGTATGCACGCTACAATGataataacttattttctaaTAACGATTAATTACCACCAGTTCGTAAGATGACCAGTAGGTTATATGTTTTATAGCTGTTGTTACAAAGTAAGCTGTTCCATACTTTATCAAAATTACCCAATACTTTTTAAGATCAATTTATTACTCGAATTACTTAATGCATTTTAAATCTGATTTGTGACAACTAcctagtttttttttccttctacaAACCGGCTAATGGCTTAGGGTTGTGACTTTCAAGCACATGCTTAAGCAAATTAAAGATACAAAATTTTATTGGAaatggatgaaagtgttttaaaagaCCAAAAGCTCATATTTTCATTGGAGATGCACCAGTTGACTTTAAACAGATCAGAGACACAAATATTCTCTGTTTCtaccagaaatatttttaagcatGCCAAATGTATGTCCTCCGATGGTACAGTGGTGAGTTTACGGACTCGCAGCCAGTTTGATTCCGGTAGACCCAGCAGATAATCTAACGTAGTGTGCCATAAGTAGAAACCAAAACGTGAATGTGGATATATATGGGACTTGTAACAAGTGACTTTATAGGTATGTCGTCAAAGTTGACTGTATGGATTCCACTTTCTTGTTTCATCTTTCTAcgttaatgattattttataccTTCGGAAAAAGAAGTAACATAACCTTTAAACCACTAATGaggttttaaagaaacatttagtgCATTGTCAGCCTGGtttatctttgtttgttgaaCAGATTTATATTTGTCACGTAACAATAGTTCTTGGACCGTTCTAATATTATGATGTAAACAGGCACATgagttttcatttgtaaataattgtatGTAAAGTGTAGTCGTGTTTTATTGCATAGAAACGTGTAGTTTTagcataaaagtaattaaaaaacaataacattaaaaattaaacacacaaaaattttAAAGTACACATATTCGAATGAAATAAGCTCaccttaatttattttaagttcatTAGTGTTCTGTTTACATTTTTCAAGTGAAGTACTTACAACAACCCTAACGTATAGTAAATATCATTGGCACTGATGAAATTGAATACgtgaattaaaatacaatatgaaattaagataaaagttttaaactaataaataacgttttaatacaataatttgtatataatatattcctttttataatgattattttactATTTGGTCGGGTCTGgttagtgttttataaattatgacTTCAAGGCTTTATCGTTCAATAGTATCCTTCTACTCGTTCAGAAAATATTatctcaagagttgtcggtggattGTGTTAAATTGCTACCTTTCTTCTAGGCTATCAGTGCAAAACTCTGTGGAGGCTATACGCACATACTCAATCAAGATCTGCTAAAACATTCTGATAGAAAaacaatatgatatatatatcatactaatatAACTTTTGACATCTCTATCCAAGTAATGGAAGAGGTTATGAAGTAGGAGAACAAACACACATTGTAGCAAGTGTGGCGATTCTGGAAGAAAGGTATACTTATAAGGCGAGAATAAGGAATTACGAAAATAAATTGTTCTGTGAAAGATAATAAATCTGGAAGGGTAAATTAACACGAATACAGATTGTCAATCACTTCTGCTAATACCTGAAGGATAGTCCCAGCAACAAACCTTGTAACTATATAATTTTTGCCTTTAGTGTTATCTTGTGGAAAGTTGCGTTAAAGATAATAAAATCATGAGATTCCCATTTCGTAAAGTTTGCAAAGGAGACTGGTTTGTGAAAAACgaaaagaataattatataataattgtaataaatctCAGAATGTCTTATATTGTTCGACGTTCATATAGTGAGTCATTGTACTGGTAGTTCCAACATAACTTACATTAATGGAATCATCAGGTTTGTGAGTTAGTTCTTCCTTGAATTTGTAGGAGTGTGTCAGATGTTGTAGTTGACATGTATTGCAAATGGAGGGCGAATCCAGATTAGTACATTGTCAAACTTGGTGAGGACCCCGATATTGTGGGAAGAATTACTTATTAAGACACTTTGCTATTGAATATGTGTGGTATAACAGGCATTGTTATCAACAAAATGATTGGGGTGGAGGTGTCTTAGAAGATTCACTTCTACATCGTTGTTTATAAAGGGAAACACTAAGTTAGAAAAGTAGTTAATTACGTCACTGCAGATTtgctaaaatacaaataataaaactggtCCATgagctttattaaaatatatatagattgcTTGCTGTATGCACAAATTGTCTTTTAGTGTttctaaaacttgtttttttcataaatgaaagAGTTGACAAACAGTTGATTCCACAAATAACACGAAAATAGTGGAGTTGACAAGAAGAAGGGTATTCTTTTGGAGCTTCTGGATTTTAGTGCTATGggtctatatttttatttatattttggtgtAAAGGATGTCTAACATCTTATACGAGTTGGTATAAGTTGGTGTAATTTTGCTTGAAAACTGTTCCTACAGGCTTTCAAAAAGTGAGTACGACACGTATAGCATTTATAGTCAATCTGAGATAGTAGAAACACAAACACGTGCGGTGCAATATATGTATCCGTCGCAGccaatgtaaaaatgtattggCTGGATGAGACGTAGAAGATGATGTAGCTGAAGTGTTTGCTATTTTTATAACAGGAGGAGGAATGGAAACCGATGCTAGAGATGTAACTTTGTATGATAGCAGCTACTACTTTTATGGACTTTTACACTTGAAATAGATCACCTATACACTGCGCTGCTATCTGTAcagtaaaagaaatatacaatacCAATTTCTCGAGCCATTCCTAAGTTTTTAATAGGGCTTAGTAAAGTCTTTAGAACGAGACAACATTTCTAATCCATCTATCCCCTGCCGATCTACCACAGCAGCTAAACAAGGATACACCCAAAACAATCAATGGTAGAAACCCTAAGCGTATAATAGCCTAGAAAAGTAATTAATTGGATAAATTATTTGTAGCgtataaaacttgttaaatttaataatatgacGACTCCAATACCCACCACAATCGCTAAAAAAGTCGAAGAATCGATCTCTACTACAAAAAACACGAATAAACGCTAGTCATATAAGTTTATGATACTTAAAAATTACGGTTTGAACGACGAAAGGTAGTGAGGTATTGAAAACAAATAGTTCTAGAgttgttttaaaaactaacttGGCAGAAGACTTATTTCCATATTGATCTCACTTTGCCCATTATAACTCACAATCAGTAGTTTGGAAAACATTATTTCACAAGTGATATTTCTTCTATAAGTCTTTCTCACATTGGTAAAACTAATAAGAATatgattttacaaaaatctgCACTTAATGtcatattttaagataatttttctaCCTATTAGATTCGTCATTTAAGCCGATACAAGGATACAAAGCTCAAAACTGGGTTCCGATATTCATGGTgaacacagcacaaatagtccattgtatagttttgcttaacaacagacaaaccgaaaaaaaaatgcattttgttaTAACTCCAACAAGTCTGTTATGGAGGAAACCCAATGTTTGTGAAAGTTTTCAATCGAAGGATtgccaacgctaaaatcagaggtgcgattcccttcagtggactcagctgatagctcgatgtggctttgctgtaacaaaacatatgtacatatatataatataatttcagtatatttatataaacaaaggGTTTGTTTCACATTTCTTGCTTGCAGTATGAAGTAAATTGATTAATAATGCGACTTCTGATTAGTAAAAGCTGTTCACAACTTGAATAATATTTCGTAAATAACTAAAACTGTGTGATTTGTTTCACGTTTTGGAATTTAATGACATGTAAAAAGTAAATGTACTCAATCCTTTATTCCTCTGAAAATAATCTCCGTTGTcctcataaaatatatttctctcctTAGACTTTTCGAAGCGTTTTGGTATGGTATTAAGTTCCAGAGGAGCAATAAAGAAGACGAGAACTACTATTACGATCGCTTCTGCAGTTGCTTCTTAAATGCTGCTGAACTGCGACTGGGTGAAACGTTCATGGAGGCTGCTCCACAGTTGCTGATTCAAGCATTCATCCAGATTAGGATTATTCCTAGAAATGCTTTGTACCCTGCAGGACAAGCATACAAAGACTGTAAGGcctgatgtatttattaatatatctaaAACAAATCGTATTTGTCTTacagaaaattgtttaaatttcttCTGATTAAGAAAGTGTTAAGGCACTGTTATATCTGTAGTTaatatgaaaatttcaaaacTGGATATTTTCTGTAGTTTAGTAAATTTCCAATCTAAACAACTTCAATATCTAATTAGCAAGCATATCAATTGATGTTAAAAACGTTTATAGTATTTTCAGTAGAGTAATAAATGCAAACAAACACGTGCTTAGGATTTGGAGTTCATTTGCATttgataacaatatttaattgCAATCCTAATATAATGATTAATACTTACTGTATTGTCATAAACAAAACGAGAAAACCTTGTATGTATTAACTCAGTTTAACTTCTAGTATGAATTTATATTAAGATTTCTTCTTGTTTTCCAGTTATTGTGCGACTCGTATCGATATTTTCATCTCTCGTTTCATTGACTTGGTCTCTAGTCTCATATTACAACAGTCTGTTTATGGAATACAGGCTGTGTTTTCAAACGAAGATTAAAGTTGTTATCTTCCTATGGCAATTTTTCAGCATTGCTTCCCGTGTGATGGCGCTCGTTCTTTTTGCTTCTTTTAGCCTGAAATGTTTTGGTATCTACTGTGGACTGCGGATAGCTTTCGTAATATTGATGAATTTAGGGAAAGGCGGTAGAATTTTCAGATGCAACTGGTAAACATTATTGTTCTAAtcatatttagatatatttttattattaaagatatttcttggtatatattttactgttcctCATGTTTAATGAGATTAAGATCATGTTTCTACAAAGAAGAAAGTCAAATCACTTAATGTACCAAAATTTATACCACTGTAAACTAAACATTATAATTCTGAATGGTATCAGCTCAgcttaataattaatgttaaaagcTGTGAAGTCGCCCAGCaaggctagatggttaaggcactcgactcgtaatgcgaagGTCACGGtgtcgaatccatgtcacaccaaacatgctcgtttttcaACCCTGGGGACGATATAAAGTggcgatcaatcctactattcgtcgataaaagagtaatccaagagttggcggtgggtggtgatgactaactgccttccctttctccttacactgctaaattattgaccgctggcgcagatagcactggttagctttgcacgaaattcaaaaacaaacaataaaactcaTGAAATGAAAATTGTATGCTTGTAAGAAAGACAATATTCTGAACGCAGTTGTTTCTGTAGAAGAACTCTGACATTCAGTTTTgtactagaaatatttattaaatgtaacccATCACAAACTGATAgaagtgttttttaaatttctagaAGTCGTTTTCGTGCGTTTATCTACGGGCTATTTCTACGGATAACATTTCTTTGacttatgaaattaaaaagacattatattttagaattcctggagaaaagaaatattttatcagcaTTTGAATGCTGGTTTAAGTTCTATAATGCTtttcaaaacatttgtattaaatatgGTAATTGTTTATGGATTTCAAGTtgtattgaattaaaaaaaataaaatattgtgacgttaatattctaaatgtattattattatttctgaaaGCGATACAGAAGATTTCCTATTGTCAGCTATAAAGGGAATTATTTCTACGTTTTGTTACTTCAACTACAAATCTGCACCCATTAAAAGAGATTGCATCCTGTACTACACAATTACAGCAATAGAAAACACTGTCTTCAGTATGCTGTGGTACTCTCATTCAGATGTTGCGTTTTTACTTCGTATACCATTGATGTGTTTTCTTTTTCTGAGCTTTTCTATTGGAATTACAATTATGGTAAGTCTATATTTTACAcctttgaagtaaaatattttatggtctTTATTGAAAACGTAATTTTACGAAAAGCACAGAGCcgttttgttttctaaaactaAGTAAATTTTTGCAAACCAAATGATTTGTCTATTTCATCCAACTagacttatttaaaattattttaagcatgATAGTATAAGATTCCTCTAGAAGGTACAACGTTTTCCGaaagattttaaaatcatattttcagtTGCAAACTTTCGATTATTATGACATTTTAAAACAAGCGAGTTTACCGTTGATaaatggaaaaagaaaacaacaaaataaatgaattagaGAAACTGATTACATAttcaaatgataataaataacaaagaatGAGAAAGTAAAGCTGTGCGCCGAATAATGCTGTTTAGTTCCAAAAGATTACAACGTTATAAAcaaggaagaatatttttaaaagtccgGTTGACGCTTTGGTCCCTTGTGTTGTCATTGTCAAGAAGACAAGTTTTTAACGTTAAAGTATTGGTTATTGCGTAGAGTTTGAAGAAGTCGCCTGCAATTCACTCAGTTAACAAGCTGGAGTCATAGTATTATGGAATGGAGTTAAAATGAAGTTCATGAACTTTactttctgaattatttataactttcaGCTGTCCGAAGACTAACGTATTTGTTAATCGCAAATATGAGTATTACCAcccaaaatttattatttttgttcaagCAAGTTTTCAAACatgttgtaaaacaaaattacatcagTAATGTTAAATCCATTATGTATAATAAGTGTTTAGGACTGAAGAGAAAACTTTTACGTAGAAAACTCGGTCTGCTACTAATTGTTTGAACGAGTCTTTGTTTGACTGCAGTATAGATGACATTTAGGATATGATGACATTGTCTCAGATTTGATGAggatattgtgttttttatgttggTTTGATGGTAAAGATTACAGAAGTTATGAGAATCTGGAGTTTTGAAGGTTTTGCACTACCTCTCTGTAtttctttaagtaaaataatgtattctacTCTATCGCATCCTGTACTTTGTAGTTTGAGACTAATTTTCAAGACATATTCAGAGCTTCTATCTGAATCCAACcatattcttcaaactttttttcTATGAAGGATAGATATAAGAAACTGCATGTTTAAATACTTGCGACTCTTGAAATTGCTTTCCAAGATAAAATGCAATATATTACATTATGTGTCTAACTAATTTTAAGTATCAGTAACAGAGTCAAGAACGTGATTACAGTTAAAGAAACAGGTTCACTCCTTATTAAGTTTGAGACTTTGCAACAATCAAGAACTGGCTTCCTCAAAGAACTACTTACATTTGTTCACAtgatgaataatatattttcagaaaCTTCTACGCATTGAAAATTTTCAAGcgtcatttttaattttcaaccatatttgaaaaacaaaagtatgtaCTCTTGGTGTAGATTAACTAAATATATGTAAGTTCTATGTTCTGAAAACAACAGACACTCACTTGGCAGTAATTTGATAGATCAGGTTTGATCACACTGTGTCAACATAAGATTAGATTAATAGgaggaaatatttttgtttgacgTTTTATATCTAAGAGTCAAAATACtcataaaaaaaagtgttaaaagattTTTTTACAGATTATGCTTAAATGTTATCTATTTTGTGCTCTTGAAATGATACCACC
This Tachypleus tridentatus isolate NWPU-2018 unplaced genomic scaffold, ASM421037v1 tig00002637_pilon, whole genome shotgun sequence DNA region includes the following protein-coding sequences:
- the LOC143243681 gene encoding XK-related protein 6-like, yielding MMDEKDQNAFDHLQKDEDVDHNDKYDGECYLDEKRQTISDHLLKDENIAHDEKNDGECYFDEKHQMTSEQVEDIGNGDNYDGTCYSDEEHQTNSDCLQDFEVEDNDNYFLDDKLRDCFLTDERHKFTLLNKLGTVAGIVFFIIDFALDIVVCYQYYRNGNKNYFGVTVATIVSSSLLHTLWSLVWYLKFEKGFVSARRWIFRVIFLVFPLSPVLRLFEAFWYGIKFQRSNKEDENYYYDRFCSCFLNAAELRLGETFMEAAPQLLIQAFIQIRIIPRNALYPAGQAYKDFIVRLVSIFSSLVSLTWSLVSYYNSLFMEYRLCFQTKIKVVIFLWQFFSIASRVMALVLFASFSLKCFGIYCGLRIAFVILMNLGKGGRIFRCNCDTEDFLLSAIKGIISTFCYFNYKSAPIKRDCILYYTITAIENTVFSMLWYSHSDVAFLLRIPLMCFLFLSFSIGITIMMFILNKEEIMGSHIKRRVLRNDIRKVSILI